In Deinococcus psychrotolerans, the genomic window GCAAATGTGGCTTACGGCCCGCGCAGGCGTGGCAAGAGCAAAGCGCAGGCCGAGCAGCAAGCCCGTGAGGCGCTTGAATTGGTGGGCCTCTCGCAGCTGGAAGGGCGGCGCATCGGGGAGCTATCGGGTGGGCAGCAGCAGCGCGTGGCCCTCGCCCGCGCCCTCGCGCCGCGCCCGCCCCTGCTGCTGCTCGACGAGCCGCTGAGCAATTTGGATGAGCAACTCCGGGGCCAACTGCGTCAGGATTTGCGGACGCTGTTTGAGAGCCTCAGCACCACCGTCTTGATCGTCACGCACGATCAGCGCGAGGCTTTGGCGCTGGCTGACCGCGTGGCGCTGATGCGCAGCGGGCGAGTGGTGCAGGTGGGCGGGGCCGCTGAAGTTTTCGGGACGCCCGCGACAGCCTGGGTGGCCGAGTTTTTGGGTCAGCCGAACGTATTTGGGCGGGGAGATACGGCGCTGCTGGTTCCCGAAAGTGCTTTCCGTTTGGGCGAGGGGCCGAGTTACAGC contains:
- a CDS encoding ABC transporter ATP-binding protein gives rise to the protein MPTDLPALQTLGLSRAYGPVVAAGGVSLSLQTSQTLALLGPSGSGKSTVLRMVAGLERQDSGEVWMAGQDVSRAPPEARNLGLVFQDYALFPHLRVLANVAYGPRRRGKSKAQAEQQAREALELVGLSQLEGRRIGELSGGQQQRVALARALAPRPPLLLLDEPLSNLDEQLRGQLRQDLRTLFESLSTTVLIVTHDQREALALADRVALMRSGRVVQVGGAAEVFGTPATAWVAEFLGQPNVFGRGDTALLVPESAFRLGEGPSYSVTFRQSTEEGQTVRVAHELGEITLHLSSREAEQASGGVLRLSLDQSRVREVPDDRLSI